The Apodemus sylvaticus chromosome 5, mApoSyl1.1, whole genome shotgun sequence genome has a segment encoding these proteins:
- the Edf1 gene encoding endothelial differentiation-related factor 1 produces the protein MAESDWDTVTVLRKKGPTAAQAKSKQAILAAQRRGEDVETSKKWAAGQNKQHSITKNTAKLDRETEELHHDRVTLEVGKVIQRGRQSKGLTQKDLATKINEKPQVIADYESGRAIPNNQVLGKIERAIGLKLRGKDIGKPIEKGPKAK, from the exons ATGGCCGAGAGTGACTGGGACACCGTGACGGTGCTGCGCAAGAAGGGCCCCACGGCCGCACAGGCCAAGTCTAAGCAG GCCATCTTAGCAGCTCAGCGACGAGGAGAAGATGTGGAGACATCCAAGAAAT GGGCTGCTGGCCAGAACAAGCAGCATTCCATCACTAAAAACACAGCCAAGCTAGACCGGGAGACGGAGGAGCTGCATCACGACAGGGTGACCCTGGAGGTGGGCAAAGTGATCCAGCGGGGCCGGCAGAGCAAAGGCCTGACACAGAAGGACCTGGCCACG AAAATCAATGAGAAGCCGCAAGTCATCGCAGACTATGAAAGTGGACGGGCCATTCCGAATAACCAGGTTTTGGGCAAAATTGAGAGAGCCATCG GCCTCAAGCTCCGGGGGAAGGACATCGGGAAGCCTATCGAGAAGGGGCCGAAGGCGAAGTGA